In the Corvus cornix cornix isolate S_Up_H32 chromosome 18, ASM73873v5, whole genome shotgun sequence genome, one interval contains:
- the LOC120410992 gene encoding nucleoside diphosphate kinase-like, whose translation MAAIDERTFIAIKPDGVQRGLVGEIIKRFELKGFKLVAMKLVHASEDLLREHYIDLKDRPFYDGLVQYMHSGPVVAMVWEGLNVIKTGRVMLGETNPFDSKPGTIRGDFCVQVGRNIIHGSDSVESAETEINLWFTPEELVDYRSCAHEWIYD comes from the exons ATGGCTGCCATCGATGAGCGCACCTTCATCGCCATCAAGCCTGATGGGGTCCAGAGGGGGCTGGTGGGGGAGATCATCAAACGCTTTGAGCTGAAAGGGTTCAAACTGGTGGCCATGAAATTAGTACAT GCCTCTGAGGACCTTCTGAGGGAACACTACATCGACCTCAAGGACCGGCCGTTTTACGATGGCCTGGTGCAATACATGCACTCAGGACCTGTCGTAGCCATG gtgTGGGAAGGTCTTAATGTGATTAAGACTGGAAGGGTGATGCTGGGAGAAACCAATCCATTTGATTCCAAGCCTGGCACTATTCGTGGGGACTTCTGTGTCCAAGTTGGAAg gaACATCATTCATGGCAGTGATTCTGTGGAAAGTGCTGAGACAGAGATCAATTTATGGTTCACTCCTGAAGAACTGGTTGATTACAGAAGCTGTGCTCATGAGTGGATCTATGATTAA